Proteins encoded within one genomic window of Triticum aestivum cultivar Chinese Spring chromosome 2D, IWGSC CS RefSeq v2.1, whole genome shotgun sequence:
- the LOC123049017 gene encoding probable carboxylesterase 18, which produces MASSDSPPPGKPPLPWRVRLLVGAASFLHSASLRADGTVNRSLLSLFERTVPPSPAPDAAGVSSTDHAVSSHLRVRLFVPAPAASGSQLPMVVYFHGGGFVFHSVATAQFDALCRRLAASIPAVVASVDYRLAPEHRAPSAYDDGEAALRWALAGAGGALPSPPTAVFVAGDSAGGNVAHHVAARLQRDVAGLVLLQPFFGGEARTASEQRLFHAPFGSPERLAWLWRAFLPPGATRDHESANVPDAIQRDGATAAGRWRAFPPTLVCVGGWDVHQDRQRAYANALRAAGAEEVRVAEFPDAIHAFYLFEGLADSQRLLADVAEFVNRRAAEHLDAPVNDQCPLSTGS; this is translated from the coding sequence ATGGCGTCGTCGGATTCTCCGCCGCCGGGGAAGCCCCCTCTGCCGTGGCGGGTGCGCCTGCTCGTGGGCGCAGCCTCATTCCTACACTCCGCGTCCCTCCGCGCCGACGGCACCGTCAACCGCTCCCTCCTCTCCCTGTTCGAACGCACCGTCCCGCCTAGCCCCGCACCCGATGCCGCCGGCGTTTCGTCCACCGACCACGCCGTCTCCAGCCACCTGCGCGTCCGCCTGTTCGTCCCAGCGCCCGCCGCTAGCGGCAGCCAGCTGCCAATGGTTGTGTATTTCCACGGCGGCGGCTTCGTGTTCCACTCCGTGGCGACGGCCCAGTTCGACGCCCtgtgccgccgcctcgccgcgtccATCCCGGCCGTCGTCGCCTCCGTGGACTACCGCCTCGCGCCCGAGCACCGCGCCCCTTCCGCCTACGACGACGGGGAGGCGGCGCTCCGCTGGGCACTCGCCGGCGCCGGGGGCGCCTTGCCGTCTCCCCCCACCGCCGTCTTCGTCGCCGGGGATAGCGCGGGCGGCAACGTCGCCCACCACGTCGCCGCGCGCCTGCAGCGCGACGTGGCCGGGTTGGTCCTGCTGCAGCCGTTCTTCGGCGGCGAGGCGCGGACAGCGTCGGAGCAGCGGCTCTTCCACGCGCCGTTCGGGTCGCCGGAGCGGCTGGCCTGGCTGTGGCGCGCGTTCCTGCCGCCGGGCGCCACGCGGGACCACGAGTCGGCCAACGTGCCGGACGCGATCCAGCGCGACGGTGCCACCGCCGCGGGGAGGTGGCGCGCGTTCCCGCCGACGCTGGTGTGCGTGGGCGGGTGGGACGTGCACCAGGACAGGCAGAGGGCGTACGCGAACGCGCTGCGAGCCGCCGGCGCCGAGGAGGTCCGCGTCGCGGAGTTCCCCGACGCCATCCACGCGTTCTACCTCTTCGAGGGCCTCGCGGACAGCCAGAGGCTGCTGGCCGACGTGGCCGAGTTCGTGAACAGGCGGGCCGCCGAACACCTCGACGCGCCAGTGAACGACCAGTGTCCACTGTCCACTGGTTCGTAG
- the LOC123055710 gene encoding uncharacterized protein — MFGGLYGPIHAKPRDSKPSSSDSGNRSSHHTPPARGRDAAAVTTEGKSPATATEGKSPAGERRSPHAAARRPDTTRRPDAARLCPTPALLLQHTVLWRESMFQMSIAGDVKIR, encoded by the exons atgtttg GGGGTTTGTATGGGCCAATCCATGCGAAACCACGCGACTCGAAACCCTCGTCTAGCGACTCAGGGAATCGCTCGTCCCATCACACGCCGCCAGCGAGAGGAAGAGACGCCGCCGCCGTCACCACCGAGGGGAAGAGCCCCGCCACCGCCACCGAGGGGAAGAGCCCCGCCGGCGAGAGGAGGagcccccacgccgccgcccgacgccccgacaccacccgacgccccgacgccgcccgactCTGCCCAACGCCGGCGTTGCTCCTCCAGCATACTGTCCTGTG GAGAGAATCCATGTTTCAAATGTCCATTGCCGGAGATGTCAAGATTCGTTAG
- the LOC123052134 gene encoding protein PYRICULARIA ORYZAE RESISTANCE 21 → MADKISTVVLKVDLECARCYRKMRTVLCKIQDKMNIKTISFDEKSNAVTVSGPFDPDKLCRKLCCEAGRVIKEMHVNGREQKADKDGGGEKQKAPKDGGKAEKDGGKAEKPKDSGGKADKEKPKDGGGKADKEKPKDAAAAKPEKKVKFDDAPPATDAKPGKAMPPLPPGMSMADLGPLLEKMKQAKQQQGGGGGGPQPPRGEPMMAPPVAAQGVAVPSIWPAPAGPMSYSYDPTPYGQPSYYGGGCGGGCGGGCQCCRPPVPAGGYYGVPVHDHQGWYHGNRQPYYQQQQPYCGEDPNAGCSVM, encoded by the exons ATGGCGGACAAG ATCTCCACGGTTGTCCTCAAAGTTGACCTTGAATGCGCGCGATGCTACAGGAAGATGAGGACGGTCCTCTGCAAGATCCAAG ACAAGATGAACATCAAGACCATCTCCTTCGACGAGAAGAGCAACGCCGTGACGGTGTCCGGGCCGTTCGACCCTGACAAGCTGTGCCGGAAGCTCTGCTGCGAGGCCGGCCGGGTGATCAAGGAGATGCACGTCAACGGCAGGGAACAGAAGGCGgacaaggacggcggcggcgagaagcAGAAGGCGCCCAAGGACGGCGGCAAGGCCGAGAAGGACGGTGGGAAGGCGGAGAAGCCCAAGGACAGCGGCGGGAAGGCGGACAAGGAGAAGCCCAAGGATGGCGGCGGGAAGGCGGACAAGGAGAAGCCCAAGGACGCCGCGGCCGCCaagccggagaagaaggtcaagttCGACGACGCGCCGCCGGCCACGGACGCCAAGCCCGGCAAGGccatgccgccgctgccgcccggcaTGAGCATGGCCGACCTCGGCCCGCTCCTGGAGAAGATGAAGCAGGCCAAGCAGCAgcagggcgggggcgggggcgggcccCAGCCGCCGCGCGGCGAGCCGATGATGGCACCGCCCGTGGCCGCGCAGGGGGTGGCCGTGCCGTCCATCTGGCCGGCGCCGGCCGGTCCCATGTCCTACAGCTACGACCCGACGCCGTACGGCCAGCCGTCGTACTACGgcgggggctgcggcggcgggtgcggcgggGGGTGCCAGTGCTGCAGGCCGCCCGTGCCGGCCGGCGGGTACTACGGCGTGCCGGTGCACGACCACCAGGGGTGGTACCACGGCAACCGGCAGCCGTACTACCAGCAGCAGCAGCCGTACTGCGGCGAGGACCCCAACGCCGGGTGCAGCGTCATGTGA